In Lysinibacillus sp. FSL M8-0337, the following proteins share a genomic window:
- a CDS encoding NAD(P)-dependent oxidoreductase has protein sequence MKEKLGFIGLGNMGLPMSINLLRAGYEVYGFDTNKKAMEQFIAEGGIGLATLQAVVKQSEVIMTSLPTPQVVEHVYTSEEGILQHANQGSLLIDFSTVNPELNDSLHKKAQSLGLRYLGAPVSGGVIGAINATLTIMIGGEEKDYQSGVGIFEIVGKNIFHLGTSPSVGTRIKLLNNLMIGFYTQAVAETIVLGESMGVSADTLYEVLSNSYGQSRIYERNYLEYMKNENYEPGFSTNLLLKDLRLAKNMADEAGVPLLIGEQLVSLYNDISAKGFGENDMSAAYLSLKEKCMIKQN, from the coding sequence ATGAAAGAGAAGTTAGGTTTTATCGGCTTAGGCAATATGGGGTTACCAATGTCCATTAACTTACTTCGTGCAGGTTATGAAGTGTATGGCTTTGACACGAACAAGAAAGCAATGGAGCAATTCATTGCAGAAGGTGGTATTGGTTTAGCAACATTACAAGCAGTTGTAAAGCAAAGCGAAGTAATTATGACCAGCTTGCCAACACCACAAGTTGTTGAACATGTTTACACATCAGAAGAAGGGATTTTGCAACATGCTAATCAAGGAAGTCTACTAATAGACTTTAGCACTGTAAACCCTGAATTAAATGATTCGTTACATAAAAAGGCGCAATCATTAGGGTTACGTTATTTAGGAGCTCCGGTAAGTGGAGGTGTTATTGGTGCTATCAATGCCACGTTAACAATTATGATTGGTGGAGAAGAAAAGGATTACCAAAGTGGCGTTGGAATTTTCGAAATAGTAGGAAAAAATATTTTCCATCTTGGCACATCCCCGAGTGTAGGGACACGTATTAAATTACTCAACAATTTAATGATTGGCTTTTATACGCAGGCAGTTGCAGAAACGATTGTACTTGGAGAAAGCATGGGTGTGTCAGCAGATACGCTTTATGAAGTATTAAGTAATAGTTATGGTCAAAGTCGTATTTACGAGCGTAATTATTTAGAATACATGAAAAATGAAAATTATGAACCTGGCTTTTCTACAAATCTATTACTAAAAGATTTGCGATTAGCAAAAAATATGGCTGATGAAGCAGGTGTGCCCCTTCTTATTGGTGAACAACTGGTCAGTCTTTACAATGATATATCAGCAAAAGGCTTTGGTGAAAACGACATGTCTGCTGCTTATTTAAGTCTCAAGGAAAAGTGCATGATTAAACAAAATTAA
- a CDS encoding EAL domain-containing protein, with the protein MKKYRKNVAQFTNYRQLALLNPFDAVVCLKQADDGDFEIVYYNDKLPLAIALQDEKATTAKQFFNKQCWQQLWKIIQQEFNIARKVALYSETEQMQKSFAVSVQQIESSIIAVILREEQRDTKPYLQFVEQHVCPIVTTDLQGRIVHQNVTATSLLSREHHSLIGLDIFSLLECNYVNEVQLLFAKTIEGATLDMPKCLFKGNLLSNEPFYLRTHPTYFNGEIIGVHFFVRDANLFKSYHDSFYYLALTDELTGIWNRKAIKEHWLQHLNDKKSEHQQATIILVDIDRFKKFNESLGESKGDELMRMFCHRLRELCYAQCALYRYNSDEFIFILKDATIDKIEHLANAILDSLKQPFMIDEQEYFISVSIGIALSPADGKDLETLVRKADQALFSAKEHGRSHYRYYREDMTNVFPNEALMEAHLRRAIEFNELSIHLQPQMNLDDNSINSFEALLRWNNRKFGFVSPAQFIPIAEATGLIVEIGDWIINEVCRYQKEWRAKGYRPVRIAINISPKQFRKENFARKIKATLKKYNVAPHLIEVEITESSMTNVHETFSILTELKQLGVYVSVDDFGTGYSSLSYLKRYPIDIIKIDQSFIADIEKDDKNEAIIKAIISMSHNLGLEVIAEGIEEPSQVAFLKRHRCQKGQGYLYNKPLPVETIVAQYFVG; encoded by the coding sequence ATGAAAAAATATAGAAAGAATGTAGCGCAATTCACAAACTATCGACAGTTGGCACTGCTTAATCCGTTCGATGCAGTAGTATGCTTAAAACAAGCTGATGATGGGGATTTTGAAATCGTTTATTATAACGACAAACTACCATTAGCTATAGCGTTGCAGGATGAGAAAGCAACGACAGCAAAGCAATTTTTTAACAAGCAATGTTGGCAACAATTATGGAAGATCATACAACAGGAATTTAACATTGCTCGTAAGGTTGCGCTTTATTCAGAGACTGAGCAAATGCAAAAATCGTTTGCCGTAAGTGTACAGCAAATAGAGTCATCTATAATAGCTGTTATTTTACGTGAGGAACAGCGTGATACGAAGCCTTATTTGCAATTTGTTGAACAACATGTATGTCCAATAGTAACGACTGATTTACAAGGTCGTATTGTTCATCAAAATGTTACCGCTACGTCTTTATTGTCGAGAGAACATCACAGCCTTATAGGACTTGATATTTTTTCATTATTAGAGTGTAACTATGTAAACGAAGTCCAATTATTATTTGCTAAAACGATTGAAGGCGCTACATTGGATATGCCAAAATGTTTATTCAAGGGTAACCTACTAAGTAATGAACCATTTTATTTGCGTACACATCCAACATATTTTAATGGTGAAATAATTGGGGTACATTTTTTCGTTAGAGACGCGAACTTATTTAAGAGTTATCATGATTCCTTTTACTATTTAGCCTTAACGGATGAATTGACGGGTATTTGGAATCGAAAAGCGATAAAAGAGCATTGGCTACAACATTTGAATGATAAGAAAAGTGAACATCAGCAAGCAACCATTATTTTAGTCGATATTGATCGCTTTAAAAAATTTAATGAGTCCCTTGGTGAAAGTAAGGGTGACGAACTTATGCGAATGTTTTGTCATAGGCTTCGTGAACTTTGTTACGCGCAATGTGCGCTCTATCGCTATAATAGTGATGAATTTATTTTTATTTTGAAAGATGCAACTATAGACAAAATCGAGCATTTAGCGAATGCCATTTTAGATTCGCTAAAACAGCCATTTATGATTGATGAACAGGAATATTTTATTAGTGTTTCTATTGGTATTGCTTTAAGCCCAGCAGATGGTAAGGATTTGGAGACCCTCGTAAGAAAGGCTGATCAAGCTTTATTCTCTGCTAAAGAGCACGGACGTTCACATTACCGCTATTATCGTGAAGATATGACAAATGTTTTTCCAAATGAGGCATTGATGGAGGCACATTTAAGACGTGCTATTGAATTTAATGAACTAAGTATTCATCTACAACCACAGATGAATTTAGACGATAATAGCATTAATAGCTTTGAGGCGTTATTACGATGGAATAATCGTAAATTTGGCTTTGTATCCCCGGCACAGTTTATACCGATTGCTGAAGCAACAGGCTTAATTGTAGAAATTGGTGATTGGATTATTAATGAAGTTTGTCGCTATCAAAAAGAATGGCGTGCCAAGGGCTATCGTCCAGTAAGAATCGCCATCAATATATCGCCCAAACAATTTAGAAAAGAAAACTTTGCTCGTAAAATTAAAGCAACCTTGAAAAAATATAATGTAGCGCCACATTTAATTGAAGTGGAAATTACCGAAAGCTCTATGACGAATGTGCATGAAACATTTTCAATCTTAACGGAGTTAAAGCAGCTAGGTGTTTATGTGTCGGTAGATGATTTTGGTACGGGTTATTCTTCACTTAGCTATTTGAAACGCTATCCCATCGATATCATTAAAATTGACCAATCGTTTATTGCCGATATCGAAAAGGATGATAAAAATGAGGCAATAATTAAAGCCATCATTTCGATGTCTCATAATTTAGGTCTTGAAGTGATTGCAGAAGGAATAGAGGAGCCATCACAAGTAGCGTTTTTAAAGCGTCATCGCTGTCAAAAAGGACAAGGATACTTATATAATAAACCATTACCTGTTGAAACGATTGTGGCCCAATATTTTGTAGGATAA
- a CDS encoding RNA degradosome polyphosphate kinase encodes MTTEVTNNRLHEEEFSEPHSRLLEEIAKPQYYNNRELSWLAFNERVLEEAEDINNPLLERLKFLAIFSSNLDEFFMVRVAGLQDQVRAGFHKAENKSGLTPKEQLAKIAERTQALVRRQTEVYRHLIYDLLPQHNVHIADMKDLNSTQKAFINEMFAETIFPVLTPVAVDAYRPFPTLLGKTLNILVLLEQDETDLESREKVAIVQVPSVLDRYIKVPSAEGETVIVLLEDVIVAHIEKLFYGYSVKSAQAFRLTRNADLTIHEEGARDLLVEIEKELKKRKWGVGSRLEVRVGEMNDEVLAYLLEEFEIEETDVFHIDGPLDLTFMFSFVKGIAVGREHLEYESFIPQPPLDLQSDENIFEKALQQDIFFHHPYESFAPIVDFISEAAVNPNVLAIKQTLYRVSGNSPIIQALKLAAENGKQVTVLVELKARFDEENNVHWAKQLEQAGCLVIYGMNNLKTHSKITLVVSRRNGKIERFVHLGTGNYNDATAKIYTDMGIITSDKEFGIDATNFFNYLSGYTEKPTFNHLVVAPFDIRDEFIRLMDEEISCHKKYGNGFIRAKMNSLTDKDLMMKLYEASIAGVKVELIIRGICCIRPGIPGISENITVTSIVGRFLEHSRIYWFHHNGENKVYLSSADMMTRNMIKRVEILFPVYSIEAKARIMDIMNKQLEDTAKARIQDSNGKYHYKEFDRSEDPINSQEIFLKDALKPTLDEE; translated from the coding sequence ATGACAACCGAAGTAACAAATAATCGATTACATGAAGAAGAATTTTCAGAACCACATAGCCGACTGCTCGAGGAAATAGCAAAGCCCCAATATTATAATAACCGCGAACTAAGCTGGTTAGCGTTTAATGAGCGTGTCTTAGAAGAAGCAGAGGATATCAATAATCCTCTGCTAGAACGTCTGAAGTTTTTGGCGATTTTTAGCTCCAATTTAGATGAATTTTTCATGGTGCGTGTGGCAGGACTTCAGGACCAAGTGCGTGCAGGGTTCCATAAGGCTGAGAATAAGTCAGGCTTAACACCGAAAGAGCAATTAGCGAAAATTGCTGAACGTACGCAAGCTTTAGTGCGCAGACAAACAGAAGTATATCGTCACTTAATCTACGATTTACTACCACAGCACAATGTACATATTGCAGACATGAAAGATTTAAATAGTACGCAAAAGGCGTTTATCAATGAAATGTTTGCTGAAACTATTTTCCCAGTTTTAACACCTGTAGCAGTAGATGCTTATCGACCATTTCCAACCTTGCTTGGTAAAACTTTAAATATACTTGTTCTATTGGAACAAGATGAGACAGATTTAGAAAGCCGTGAAAAGGTTGCCATAGTGCAAGTACCATCTGTTTTGGATCGCTATATTAAAGTGCCTTCTGCTGAGGGCGAGACAGTGATTGTTCTACTTGAAGATGTTATTGTCGCTCATATCGAAAAGCTTTTCTATGGCTACAGTGTGAAATCGGCACAGGCTTTCCGTCTAACACGTAATGCAGATTTAACGATTCATGAGGAAGGTGCCCGTGATTTACTGGTAGAAATTGAGAAAGAGCTTAAAAAACGTAAATGGGGTGTCGGCAGCCGTCTAGAAGTACGTGTAGGGGAAATGAATGATGAGGTACTTGCATACTTACTAGAAGAATTTGAAATCGAAGAGACAGATGTTTTTCATATCGACGGTCCGCTCGATTTAACCTTTATGTTCTCATTTGTAAAAGGTATAGCTGTTGGACGGGAGCATTTAGAGTACGAAAGCTTTATTCCACAGCCACCATTAGATTTACAGTCAGATGAAAATATTTTTGAGAAAGCATTGCAACAAGACATTTTTTTCCATCATCCATATGAGTCATTTGCACCGATAGTGGACTTTATTTCAGAGGCTGCGGTGAATCCAAATGTACTTGCTATCAAGCAAACCTTATATCGAGTTAGTGGGAATTCTCCAATAATACAAGCATTAAAACTCGCAGCTGAAAACGGTAAACAAGTGACTGTTTTAGTAGAGTTAAAAGCGCGTTTTGATGAAGAAAATAATGTGCATTGGGCAAAACAACTAGAACAAGCAGGTTGTCTTGTTATTTATGGTATGAATAATTTAAAAACGCATTCCAAAATAACATTAGTTGTAAGTCGTCGTAATGGCAAGATTGAACGTTTTGTTCATCTTGGAACAGGAAATTATAACGATGCAACTGCAAAAATTTATACAGATATGGGCATCATAACATCAGACAAGGAATTTGGAATTGATGCCACGAACTTTTTTAATTATTTAAGCGGCTATACGGAAAAACCTACATTTAATCATTTAGTCGTCGCACCATTTGATATTCGCGATGAATTTATCCGTTTAATGGATGAGGAAATAAGCTGTCATAAGAAATACGGAAATGGATTTATTCGTGCCAAAATGAATTCATTGACGGATAAGGATTTAATGATGAAGCTTTACGAAGCATCTATTGCTGGTGTAAAAGTCGAGCTTATTATACGGGGAATTTGCTGCATACGCCCAGGTATTCCAGGCATTAGCGAAAATATAACCGTTACAAGTATTGTTGGCAGATTCCTTGAACATTCACGCATCTATTGGTTCCATCATAATGGTGAGAATAAGGTGTACTTATCCTCAGCAGATATGATGACCCGTAATATGATTAAAAGAGTTGAAATTCTTTTCCCTGTCTATTCAATTGAAGCAAAAGCTCGTATTATGGATATTATGAACAAACAACTTGAGGATACAGCAAAGGCTCGTATCCAAGATTCCAATGGGAAATATCATTACAAAGAATTTGATCGCAGCGAAGACCCTATTAATAGTCAGGAAATTTTCTTAAAGGATGCTCTAAAGCCTACGCTAGATGAGGAATAA
- a CDS encoding Ppx/GppA family phosphatase, whose translation MDELKTAIIDIGSNTIRLVLYQYDNEEGLRELGNIKTVARLRTYLQPSGAMSEEGIRVLTETLLTFKAMLDDFEIFDVKAAATAAIRQATNRDQIIALMKEKTGVQIELLSEEEEAYFGYVAVAHSIGTLSAVTIDMGGGSTEITLFKNKELVESFSFPFGTVSLKQRFVKGDIMNSGEKKELVAFVKEQFKSLPWIQQVGLPIIAIGGSARNIAQVHQQRQQYPIASVHGYEISKEDLDQLSAFLGNLSFQELKHLDGLSTDRADIIVPALEVFRVLMEIVGSEVFQLTKKGLREGLIIHRILQEDEDAFDKYNVFEGNARKLARQYGRSEVEVDYLMHLADQLYRGCCHLNYLQFDENDLQLLRKAAKIFNIGEYIELSSASQHTFYLIANQSIDGLNHKERLKLALLASYKNKDYFERFAAPFIEWMSREEYRKMREFGTLLKFVYALNVSKRNIVHAIEMQPFDNYVQLNVYVKKNAAAEKYQANRHKKHLERALKIPIKVNFIEEGWNQDDNRSNK comes from the coding sequence TTGGATGAATTAAAAACGGCCATTATTGATATCGGCTCGAATACAATACGATTGGTACTCTATCAGTATGATAATGAAGAAGGTCTTCGAGAGCTCGGGAATATTAAAACGGTTGCGCGTTTACGTACATATTTGCAACCGTCAGGAGCCATGTCTGAAGAAGGTATTCGAGTACTAACAGAAACGTTGTTAACATTTAAAGCAATGCTAGATGATTTTGAAATTTTTGATGTGAAAGCAGCTGCAACAGCGGCCATTCGTCAAGCGACGAATAGAGATCAGATTATTGCTTTAATGAAGGAGAAAACGGGCGTACAGATTGAGCTTTTATCTGAAGAGGAAGAGGCGTATTTCGGTTATGTTGCTGTAGCCCATTCGATTGGTACTCTATCTGCTGTAACGATTGACATGGGTGGAGGTAGTACAGAAATAACATTATTTAAAAATAAGGAACTAGTGGAATCATTTAGTTTTCCTTTTGGGACGGTGTCATTAAAGCAACGTTTCGTAAAGGGTGACATTATGAATAGTGGTGAAAAGAAAGAACTGGTTGCATTTGTTAAGGAGCAGTTCAAATCACTACCTTGGATTCAACAAGTTGGATTACCGATTATTGCAATTGGGGGCAGTGCGAGAAATATCGCGCAAGTTCATCAGCAACGACAACAATATCCTATTGCGAGTGTGCATGGCTATGAAATATCTAAAGAAGATTTAGATCAGCTTAGTGCGTTTTTAGGAAATTTAAGTTTCCAAGAACTAAAACATTTGGATGGGTTATCAACGGATCGTGCTGATATTATTGTACCCGCATTAGAAGTGTTCCGCGTACTTATGGAAATTGTAGGTAGTGAGGTCTTCCAGTTAACGAAAAAAGGTTTACGGGAAGGGCTTATCATCCATCGTATTTTACAAGAAGATGAAGATGCTTTTGACAAATACAATGTCTTTGAGGGAAACGCTAGAAAATTAGCTCGACAATATGGACGTTCAGAGGTAGAAGTTGATTATTTAATGCATTTAGCAGATCAACTTTATCGTGGGTGTTGCCATTTGAATTATTTACAATTTGATGAAAATGATTTGCAGTTGCTAAGAAAGGCCGCAAAGATTTTTAATATTGGGGAATATATTGAGTTAAGCTCCGCAAGTCAACATACGTTTTACTTAATCGCCAATCAATCAATTGACGGTTTGAATCATAAAGAGCGTCTAAAATTAGCACTTTTAGCTTCATATAAAAATAAGGATTATTTTGAACGATTTGCAGCTCCCTTTATCGAATGGATGAGTCGTGAAGAATATCGTAAAATGCGCGAATTTGGCACGTTGTTAAAATTTGTCTATGCATTAAATGTTTCAAAAAGAAATATTGTACATGCGATTGAAATGCAACCTTTTGACAATTATGTTCAGCTTAACGTATACGTCAAAAAAAATGCTGCTGCTGAAAAATATCAAGCAAATCGGCATAAGAAACATCTAGAACGTGCTCTAAAGATACCAATAAAAGTAAACTTCATTGAAGAAGGGTGGAACCAAGATGACAACCGAAGTAACAAATAA
- a CDS encoding TetR/AcrR family transcriptional regulator encodes MNSLTTRQKKALETREKLLKTSLDLFNKHGFEHVSVEQITKACKVSKGTFYTHFPSKYDVILEKFEELDSFYSTVEKKIDQSLSASEKILLLYKEQMLYLTNVVGKDLLRTVYTAAMTNQVEQNHYLISPQRKIFQIINTYIDEGIQQGEFVNDLQAVQMQQIIQRCMRANVYDWLIHNEEFDLVAQMAHFTTVVLNGLKR; translated from the coding sequence ATGAATTCGTTAACTACTCGCCAAAAAAAGGCATTAGAAACTCGAGAAAAATTACTGAAAACTTCTTTAGATTTATTTAATAAACATGGATTTGAACATGTATCTGTGGAACAAATTACGAAAGCATGTAAAGTGTCCAAGGGCACTTTCTATACCCATTTCCCATCCAAATACGATGTTATTTTGGAAAAATTTGAGGAGCTTGATAGCTTTTACAGTACTGTCGAAAAAAAAATTGATCAATCATTGTCAGCAAGTGAGAAAATTCTTTTGCTTTACAAGGAGCAAATGTTGTATTTAACAAATGTTGTTGGCAAAGATTTATTGAGAACCGTATATACGGCTGCCATGACGAATCAAGTAGAACAAAATCATTATTTAATTAGTCCTCAGCGTAAAATCTTTCAAATTATTAACACTTATATTGATGAGGGTATTCAACAAGGAGAGTTTGTTAACGATTTACAAGCGGTACAGATGCAACAAATTATACAGCGTTGCATGAGAGCCAATGTTTATGATTGGTTAATTCATAACGAGGAATTTGATTTAGTTGCGCAGATGGCACATTTTACAACAGTTGTTTTAAACGGATTAAAGAGATAA